The sequence below is a genomic window from Corynebacterium sp. 21KM1197.
CAAATGGTTGGCCTATACCGTAAGCGCTATGAAGATTATGGACATGGCCGAGCTGATCAGGCGATCGTTGGTCTTGGTGGCCAGGTATTTATTGGAGATTCGGAAAAGGAAGCAAAGGATTTCTTCCGCCCCTATTTCGATAATGCTCCCGTTTATGGTCATGGTCCCTCTCTTGAGGAATTTGAGAATATCACACCCCTGACCGTTGGAACCCCTGACCAGATCATAGAGCGGTATTCTAAATATGCGGATCATGTTGGTGATTATCAGCGCCAGCTTTTCCTGATTGACCATGCCGGTCTACCACTTGATGTTGTCCTTGAACAAATTGAACGGCTCGGAAAGGAAATTGTTCCTGAACTCCGGAAGCTGGCAGAAGAAAGGCGTCCAGAGCATGTTCCTTCGGAACCGCCTACTCATGCTTCACTGCTTTCCCAGAGTAAGGATTCCAGTCATTTCTTGGTTCATCCCGGGAAAGATAAAGGCAATGAAGGAAAATAACTAATCAAGTAATTGTGAGTGTGAAGAAATGAAAAAGCTTGTTGTAGTCCAGTCGGGCTTATCTGTACCTTCTTCTACAAAAGTTATAGCCGAGCAGATCGCTGGCTCGGTTAAAGCTCAGGTTTCTAAGCGAGGAGAGGGGCTTGATGTCGAATTTGTCGATGTGAAGGATTATCTTAATGATCTAGCTTCCTTCATGTCGACGGGTATCCCTGGTCGGAAATTAAATTCCGTCCAGGAAAAAATTTCTAGCGCTGATGCGTTGGTTGCGGCTACACCTGTGTTCACAGCTTCATACTCTGGTGTCTTCAAACTTTTCTTCGACTCGTTTGGCACTGATTCTTTAAACGGGATGCCTATGATCATAGCTGCAACTGCAGGAACCCCGAGGCATTCTTTAGTTCTTGACTATGCAATGCGGCCTCTTTTCACTTATCTTCGAGCGGTCGTGATGCCAACGGGAATTTTTGCAGCAACAGATGATTTTGGATCCGAAGAAGGGGTTGCTTCGCGAATTTCACGTGCAGCTTCGGAATTATCTGAATATATTGTCTCTACGGAGAAGGGATCCGTAGTTGGGTTCGGCCCAGACTTTTTGTCCAATGATGGCATAGAGAAGGGGAAGCGACGCAATCCTGGTACAAGGGTTGAGATGGGATCCAGTTTCGCAGATTTACTAAAAGGCCATGATGGAAACCTTTAGAGATATTTGGTACCCATGTTGCAAATTGCAATATCCTATTTTTCTGTGCATGGTTGGTGAATAATATGTCTAATTCTGACATCAATCCCACTGGCTTCATTTGTGAAGCCGGAAAAAAGACCACTGATGTAGAGATAATCACAGCTCGAGATGTTCCCCTTGGTGGGCCTCGTGCTATGACAGTGTACCGTACGCTTCCTCAGAAGCGACGCAGTCTCATCGGTGCTTGGTGCTTTTGTGATCATTACGGCCCCGATAACGTTGCTGATACCGGCGGAATGGATGTGCCCCCGCATCCTCATACTGGTCTACAAACCGTTTCTTGGTTGTTTTCAGGTACGCTTCGCCATGATGATTCGAATGGTATCCATGAGTTAGTCCGCCCGGGCGAGGTTAACTTGATGACTGCTGGATCAGGTATTTGCCATTCTGAAGTATCTACAGAAGACACCACTGAGCTTCATGGTGTTCAGCTATGGGTCGTGCTGCCTGATTCTGCACGTAATGGTTCTCGTCGATTTGATCATTATGTTCCTGAGCCTGTAACTTTTCCAGGTGGCTCCGCTTTGGTTTTCATAGGATCTGCCTTAGGGAGCGTTTCTCCGGTTGAAACTTTTACTCCGCTCCTTGGAGCAGAGATTAGGTTGGAGCCAGGCGCTGAGATTACTATACCTGTTAATCCTGAATTTGAACACGGTGTTCTCGTCGACACGGGTGTCGTGAAAGTTGAAGGTACAACAGTTCAACGTACAGAGCTAGCTTACCTTGGTATAGAATCTGATTCTTTGAGACTGTATAATAGCGGTAGAAGTGATGCTCGTCTTATTCTTCTTGGAGGTACACCTTTCAAGGAGCCCGTAGTTATGTGGTGGAATTTTATTGGACGCAATGATTCCGAAATTCGTCAATTTCGTGAACAATGGAATGCACACAGTGATCGTTTCGGGAAAGTCACTGGCTATGTAGGACATTCGGAAAAAAGCATCGACCGTCTTCCTGCCCCACCTATGCCAGAAACTAAAATTGTCGCTAGGAAAAATCCTGCTTCTGTAGCACGACCAGGTGATGACCCTTATCGACCTTATATAGATAGGATTAAGTAAATGTCAGAGATTTTGACTGATAAAAATGGAACCTCCGTTTCGGTGAGTGTTATTCCTCAGGGAGGTGCCTATGGAATTTATCTTGAAGGCGAAGATAAGGAAGCAGGCACCACACATTTCATTGACAGAGGGAAAGAGAGAATCTTCTTCCATACTGTTGTTGGTGAGGAATACTCAGGTAGAGGCCTCGCTGGAATACTGGTTGAGAATGCTTTGGAAGATACACGCAACCAGGGTATTACCGTAGTACCTGTTTGTCCTTTTGTTCGTTCATGGACGGGAAAAAACGAATGGGATGGACCATTGCGTCAACCTAACCAAAACGATATAAAATTTGTTATCGATAACTCTCGGAGATGAGATAGTAATGGGAAAAAATATTTACCTTGATAAATCGCACCCGGAAATTTATCGTGAGCTAAATGGTGCCGCAAGGGTTGCTCGTAAATATTACGAAGAATCCAAATTAGGTCGTGACATTATTGAGTTGATAAATGTACGCGTTTCTCAAATCAATGGGTGCCCTACATGCCTGAGTATACATGTTCCAGCTGCAAAAAAAGCAGGGGTTCCTGAACAAAAGATAAACATTCTTCCCAGTTGGAGGAACGAGGGAAATGGATATTTTAGTGATAGGGAGCGTGCTGCATTATCTCTTGCCGAATCAATCACCCTACCTAATGGTTTCTCAGGTGTCGATTCTGTAGAAAAATCCTTGGCGAAGGCTAGAGAATTTTGGAGTGATGAACAGATTAGTTCCCTAGAGTGGGCAATAATATTCATTAATACATATAACAGAATATCAATATCATCTGGACATCCTCCAGTAGATAAATAAATTTACTCCCACCATTATAAATAATGGTGGGAGTAAATTTATTTCATAAAGTATGCGACTGCTTTAGCTGCGTCTTTCATGACTTGACTTTTTATTTATCTTATGGTAAAGTTACCCTGGTAATATGTCTGAAACTATTTTTGGAAGGTCAAATATGAAAGGGGAGCTGCAAAGTCAAGCATTGAGAATTTTCTCAATGGTCATGACTTTTGTGCTGTCCATCACCTTTTTTATGGTTGCCGCACCCACTGCACGTGCTGCGGCTCCTGTCCAGAGCGGCGTTGGCGACATTGTCCCAGGATGGAAACCTTATATTGGTGATGTTCCTGAAGGATTAAACGAAGGTCCAGGTAGGATCCTCCCGGTTAATTCTGAGGTCGGTGAAGGCTGGTGTATCGATTTGGGTCTCCCGAATCCGAACACCCATTCGAATCTATATAAAGAAGCGCGTGTCCTCACTCATGCTTTACCTTTGATAACGAAGGAAAAGCTTGAAGAGATCGACCAGTGGAAGAAAGATAATCCCAACGAGCGTAATAAGCAGAAGCTTATTGATGAAGGGATTCTAGCGGCTGAAGAGCTCGCTGGTGAACGACGCGATAC
It includes:
- a CDS encoding CE1759 family FMN reductase, giving the protein MKKLVVVQSGLSVPSSTKVIAEQIAGSVKAQVSKRGEGLDVEFVDVKDYLNDLASFMSTGIPGRKLNSVQEKISSADALVAATPVFTASYSGVFKLFFDSFGTDSLNGMPMIIAATAGTPRHSLVLDYAMRPLFTYLRAVVMPTGIFAATDDFGSEEGVASRISRAASELSEYIVSTEKGSVVGFGPDFLSNDGIEKGKRRNPGTRVEMGSSFADLLKGHDGNL
- a CDS encoding pirin family protein; amino-acid sequence: MSNSDINPTGFICEAGKKTTDVEIITARDVPLGGPRAMTVYRTLPQKRRSLIGAWCFCDHYGPDNVADTGGMDVPPHPHTGLQTVSWLFSGTLRHDDSNGIHELVRPGEVNLMTAGSGICHSEVSTEDTTELHGVQLWVVLPDSARNGSRRFDHYVPEPVTFPGGSALVFIGSALGSVSPVETFTPLLGAEIRLEPGAEITIPVNPEFEHGVLVDTGVVKVEGTTVQRTELAYLGIESDSLRLYNSGRSDARLILLGGTPFKEPVVMWWNFIGRNDSEIRQFREQWNAHSDRFGKVTGYVGHSEKSIDRLPAPPMPETKIVARKNPASVARPGDDPYRPYIDRIK
- a CDS encoding GNAT family N-acetyltransferase: MSEILTDKNGTSVSVSVIPQGGAYGIYLEGEDKEAGTTHFIDRGKERIFFHTVVGEEYSGRGLAGILVENALEDTRNQGITVVPVCPFVRSWTGKNEWDGPLRQPNQNDIKFVIDNSRR
- a CDS encoding carboxymuconolactone decarboxylase family protein; this encodes MGKNIYLDKSHPEIYRELNGAARVARKYYEESKLGRDIIELINVRVSQINGCPTCLSIHVPAAKKAGVPEQKINILPSWRNEGNGYFSDRERAALSLAESITLPNGFSGVDSVEKSLAKAREFWSDEQISSLEWAIIFINTYNRISISSGHPPVDK